From a region of the Daphnia pulicaria isolate SC F1-1A chromosome 1, SC_F0-13Bv2, whole genome shotgun sequence genome:
- the LOC124325010 gene encoding uncharacterized protein LOC124325010, translated as MADRFIVWPREERYLELSEHFQIVDSLGAIDATEFEIRQPLNQLPSYTSRKCKTTIKLQIVSTHDLEIIDAAVGFPGSIGDARVLRLSPLSRALGAKLVRSNYHILGDTAYPLRQHLLVPFRNNHELEDHEMAFNRALKRDRQVVERAFGLLKMKWRRVKFLDYFRMRYAHRTLLVCCCFHNFGLRHDNWLDDAPDVELDDEEDPDYEFDEERETEEGQQKRQFIAEQFIV; from the exons ATGGCTGACCGCTTCATAGTATGGCCGAGAGAAGAAAGATACTTAGAGCTCTcagaacattttcaaattgtagACAGTctag ggGCTATCGATGCCACAGAATTTGAAATACGACAACCACTAAACCAGTTGCCATCTTATACTAGCAGAAAATGCAAAACAACTATTAAGCTTCAAATAGTATCTACTCatgatttggaaataattgaCGCTGCGGTTGGATTTCCGGGAAGTATAGGCGATGCAAGAGTTTTGCGTCTCAGTCCCCTCTCTAGAGCATTAGGTGCTAAACTTGTACGATCCAACTATCATATTCTCGGAGATACAGCTTATCCACTTCGGCAACATCTGCTCGTTCCTTTTCGCAATAACCACGAACTAGAAGATCATGAAATGGCCTTCAATCGAGCTCTTAAGAGGGACCGACAGGTTGTGGAAAGAGCATTTGGCCTATTAAAAATGAAGTGGCGAAGAGTAAAGTTCCTGGATTACTTCCGAATGCGGTATGCACACCGTACGTTattggtttgttgttgtttccataATTTCGGTTTGCGCCATGACAACTGGCTTGACGATGCCCCAGACGTTGAATTGGATGACGAAGAGGATCCGGATTACGAGTTtgacgaagagagagagaccgaaGAGGGTCAACAAAAAAGACAGTTTATTGCAGAACAATTCATCGTTTAA
- the LOC124320864 gene encoding uncharacterized protein LOC124320864, whose product MANLYTQAQNLNYYLFDVEYCGRLFRVPITSKEFETRIKQDATLRLEFVKKVQAKIAENDPKFLSFEIIREGEATKLKLVPSTSGSNRALSPMPKAAQANNHIDKKRSAIPRNNLLPIAIRTEAPVNEEINGQSNSGAAAVAGTAGAGVQRWTFDEVSTLLECYAIYEPRFSKKMERTATLWEKVNKEMEKRGVKTTAERCSVKFAAMKKRFNELNDQNVDGEKGRRVQWPFFSKMNELLGLSDASTLKHVHGVGADSSKMRDDDSNPSTPPPPKKSRARNNRITHPESISRLIEIEMDRSSMDQEFLKEIRASNAASLTKTEAIVSASKAFENLANGMLNKFQNMQGVVSSEMSVIHQSEEVD is encoded by the exons ATGGCGAATCTTTACACCCAagcacaaaatttaaattattacctTTTTGATGTAGAATATTGTGGCCGACTTTTTCGTGTTCCAATTACCAGCAAGGAATTCGAAACTCGCATCAAACAAg ATGCCACGTTAAGGTTGGAATTTGTTAAAAAGGTGCAAGCTAAGATTGCAGAAAATGATCCCAAATTTCTCAGTTTTGAAataa TTAGGGAAGGAGAAGCCACTAAGCTGAAATTAGTCCCATCAACTTCTGGAAGTAATCGTGCTCTCTCACCAATGCCAAAAGCTGCCCAAGCCAACAATCATATCGACAAGAAAAGGAGTGCAATACCAAGAAACAATTTATTGCCGATTGCTATAAGGACTGAGGCCCCTGTCAACGAAGAGATCAATG GTCAATCAAATTCAGGTGCAGCAGCTGTTGCTGGTACTGCTGGTGCTGGGGTTCAGCGATGGACTTTTGATGAAGTCAGTACCTTACTAGAATGTTATGCAATTTATGAGCCTCGTTTCTCCAAGAAGATGGAAAGAACAGCCACGTTGTGGGAAAAG gtcaataaagaaatggaaaagagaGGAGTGAAGACTACAGCTGAAAGATGCAGTGTTAAATTTGCAGCAATGAAGAAGAGATTCAACGAGCTAAATGATCAGAATGTCGACGGTGAAAAGGGCCGAAGGGTTCAGTGGCCGTTTTTCTCTAAGATGAATGAACTTCTAGGATTGTCGGATGCCTCAACGCTCAAACACGTGCATGGCGTAGGCGCTGACTCCTCCAAAATGCGGGATGATGACTCCAATCCGTCTACTCCTCCACCACCCAAGAAGTCCAGAGCCAGGAATAATAGAATTACCCATCCGGAATCAATATCCcgtttaattgaaattgaaatggacCGTTCATCGATGGACCAGGAATTCTTAAAGGAAATAAGAGCCAGTAATGCTGCTAGTTTAACGAAAACTGAGGCTATCGTATCAGCGTCGAAGGCCTTCGAGAACCTAGCTAATGGGATGTTAAACAAATTCCAAAATATGCAAGGCGTTGTTTCTTCAGAA atGAGCGTAATACATCAGTCAGAAGAGGTCGACTAA